Proteins encoded within one genomic window of Dyadobacter chenhuakuii:
- a CDS encoding Crp/Fnr family transcriptional regulator gives MKAKEEIKPLDRILEASQFMVSQEVKERFTKNLKRFMIPKGRILVDLGQVSPNLYLIEKGVMRTYYLRGSEDITSLLVADGDIVCIAESFLLQQLSNEVLETLEDTIVYAIGYDAYRKLVQEDAYMAGLAVKLLEQHLINFTDRVKVFKYLSVEQRIEHYVNQPSSLFRRIPDHYIATYLGTTPATFSRCLKSIQFDKNR, from the coding sequence ATGAAAGCCAAAGAAGAAATAAAGCCGCTGGACCGCATACTCGAGGCCTCGCAATTCATGGTGTCCCAGGAAGTAAAGGAGCGTTTCACTAAAAACCTGAAACGTTTCATGATCCCCAAAGGGCGGATCCTGGTCGATCTCGGGCAGGTGAGCCCTAATCTTTATTTGATCGAAAAAGGAGTGATGCGCACTTATTATTTGCGCGGTTCGGAGGACATTACTTCACTGTTGGTTGCGGACGGAGACATTGTCTGCATTGCCGAAAGTTTTCTGTTGCAACAATTATCAAACGAAGTGCTGGAAACGCTCGAAGATACGATCGTATATGCCATAGGGTACGATGCTTACAGGAAGCTCGTGCAAGAGGACGCGTACATGGCCGGACTGGCTGTCAAACTGCTCGAACAGCATCTGATTAATTTCACAGACCGTGTCAAAGTTTTTAAATATCTATCTGTTGAACAGCGTATTGAACATTATGTAAATCAACCTTCGTCACTATTCCGCCGCATTCCGGATCATTATATTGCCACTTATCTCGGCACAACTCCGGCAACATTCAGCCGCTGTCTTAAAAGTATTCAATTTGATAAAAACCGTTGA
- a CDS encoding DUF6268 family outer membrane beta-barrel protein — protein MQFRGPGPFFIILTLLSAHAVCQSLKPGLEGMAPSKWLTFRHTHAPGKTYRFNGTDTKRFTQEEYFMRVWVPLVHNKKMAVLLGPNYRTEQLEFKSTGENPVSHMEGWNLRTFALDLNSVVKLDSSSWLIFTSHINKSGDFGRLFWSEIPINYTLSASFLRRKSANKEVGFGVMMNKSFRVTVLPVLIFNYNFSENSGLEMMLPKKIAFRKNLSPSDIIYLKSEAVSRTYYLHQFNSDALGVCRRVDIDLGMSYNRKLGNYAGVELFAGYRQNVSNRLIEGAVPVQTSGFAGTIELYVQPPKFKRRK, from the coding sequence ATGCAGTTTCGCGGTCCCGGGCCATTTTTTATTATACTCACATTGCTGAGTGCGCACGCTGTGTGCCAATCGCTTAAACCCGGACTCGAAGGGATGGCGCCATCAAAATGGTTAACGTTCCGTCATACGCATGCGCCCGGTAAAACATACCGCTTTAATGGGACGGATACCAAAAGATTTACGCAGGAAGAATATTTCATGCGTGTATGGGTCCCGCTTGTTCACAATAAAAAAATGGCCGTGCTGCTCGGTCCCAATTATCGCACAGAACAGCTTGAATTTAAAAGCACGGGTGAAAATCCGGTAAGCCATATGGAAGGCTGGAATTTGCGGACATTTGCGCTGGACCTTAATTCGGTGGTTAAATTAGATAGCAGTTCGTGGCTTATATTTACTTCACATATTAATAAAAGCGGCGATTTCGGGCGGTTGTTCTGGTCGGAGATTCCTATTAACTATACATTATCTGCTTCTTTCCTGCGCAGGAAAAGCGCTAATAAAGAAGTGGGTTTTGGTGTAATGATGAACAAGAGTTTCAGGGTTACAGTGCTTCCTGTTCTGATTTTTAACTACAATTTTTCTGAAAATTCCGGACTGGAAATGATGCTTCCCAAGAAGATCGCTTTCAGGAAAAACCTTTCGCCTTCGGATATCATTTACCTGAAATCCGAAGCAGTGAGCCGGACCTATTATCTTCACCAATTCAACAGCGATGCGCTCGGCGTTTGCCGTCGGGTAGACATTGATTTGGGCATGTCATATAACCGTAAGCTCGGCAATTATGCTGGTGTTGAGCTATTCGCGGGTTATCGTCAGAATGTCTCCAACCGTTTAATTGAAGGCGCAGTACCCGTGCAGACTTCGGGATTTGCGGGCACCATTGAACTTTATGTTCAGCCTCCCAAATTCAAAAGAAGAAAGTAA
- a CDS encoding PQQ-dependent sugar dehydrogenase, whose translation MKHFNFSLKIFLSASGILLCTGLAFAQTPEVNIDTENPVITGLSSAMQLVHADDNSNRIFIAERGGTIKVLAPSPSATPTTFLNMNQNSQVVLTGNEDGLLSIAFHPNFETNGYFYTYYSNMQGNLVVARYTAANPASNSAVNPNTRLEVLEIPHPGNANHNGGEMHFGKDGFLYLSVGDGGGANDVNQNAKNPNVLLGKILRMDVNVPDSNPIKYAVPAGNPYGNAVYALGLRNPYRWSFDRLTGDAWIGDVGQGAREEINHRTPAQLANANFGWRCFEGDIATPGVNRTGCDTGGPYVAPAYAYVNGERGQSVIGGVVYRGSLYPQMYGWYIGTDYYSGDIHKISANEATKTYQTSTVIYITDIGEDQRGEIYAVTGSAVYRISAGTALPVTLVDFSGTPGNEGVKLSWSTSSETDFRQFDIEQGFNTAQFVKVGTVSGQNAVSGSQYAFSHNINFDGNLYYRLKMVDKDNSFAYSKIIVVNTEDDSPANFVRPSLISNATIDMVLSDPFDKMELVSTSGTIFMSQEITGKSGPLSIPLQATSTGIYIVRLTGRDRVLQQKVLVLR comes from the coding sequence GGACTAAGTTCTGCCATGCAGCTGGTGCATGCTGACGATAATTCCAACCGCATTTTCATTGCTGAACGCGGCGGAACAATCAAGGTGCTGGCACCGAGCCCGTCCGCGACGCCTACTACCTTTCTGAATATGAATCAGAACAGTCAGGTTGTGCTTACAGGAAATGAAGACGGTTTGCTGAGTATCGCTTTTCATCCGAACTTCGAAACCAACGGATATTTTTACACTTATTATTCCAATATGCAGGGGAATCTTGTGGTGGCAAGATACACGGCTGCCAATCCGGCAAGTAATAGTGCAGTCAATCCGAATACCAGATTAGAAGTCCTGGAAATTCCGCATCCTGGTAACGCAAACCACAATGGAGGCGAAATGCATTTCGGTAAGGATGGTTTTCTCTATTTGTCGGTCGGTGATGGTGGAGGCGCAAATGACGTGAATCAGAATGCTAAAAATCCAAATGTTTTGCTTGGTAAAATTTTACGGATGGATGTAAATGTGCCCGATAGCAATCCCATCAAATACGCCGTCCCAGCCGGTAATCCTTATGGCAATGCGGTTTATGCATTAGGATTACGAAACCCATATCGATGGAGCTTTGACAGGCTTACCGGCGATGCGTGGATAGGCGACGTAGGGCAGGGAGCCAGGGAAGAAATCAACCACAGAACGCCGGCTCAGCTTGCGAATGCCAATTTCGGGTGGCGCTGTTTTGAGGGCGACATTGCAACGCCAGGGGTGAACAGGACCGGCTGCGACACAGGCGGGCCTTATGTGGCTCCTGCTTACGCTTATGTCAATGGTGAAAGAGGGCAATCAGTCATCGGAGGTGTGGTTTACAGAGGATCACTTTACCCTCAAATGTACGGCTGGTACATTGGGACCGATTACTACTCCGGCGATATCCATAAAATTTCCGCCAATGAAGCCACTAAAACATACCAGACTTCCACTGTAATTTATATCACGGATATTGGAGAGGATCAGCGCGGTGAAATTTACGCCGTAACCGGCAGTGCGGTTTACCGAATTTCTGCGGGTACTGCATTACCCGTAACATTGGTTGATTTTTCAGGCACACCGGGGAATGAAGGTGTAAAATTGTCCTGGTCAACATCCAGCGAAACAGATTTCAGGCAATTCGACATAGAACAAGGCTTCAACACAGCTCAATTTGTAAAAGTAGGAACAGTAAGTGGACAAAATGCCGTTTCCGGCTCTCAATATGCATTTTCACATAACATCAATTTTGATGGCAATCTTTATTACAGGTTAAAAATGGTTGATAAGGACAATAGTTTCGCCTATTCCAAAATCATCGTTGTGAATACCGAAGACGATTCCCCTGCCAACTTCGTAAGACCCTCACTTATCAGCAATGCCACCATCGATATGGTGCTCAGCGATCCCTTTGATAAAATGGAATTGGTCAGCACGAGCGGAACCATCTTCATGTCCCAGGAAATCACCGGCAAAAGCGGCCCATTAAGCATCCCGCTTCAAGCCACAAGCACTGGAATTTACATAGTAAGGCTTACCGGAAGGGATAGGGTGTTGCAGCAAAAAGTATTGGTTTTGCGATAA
- a CDS encoding O-methyltransferase, whose translation MNQEINHPLPKAYVAIDNATKASGFTMASDIQTCSLLKTLAASKPAGKFLELGTGTGLSTAWILDGMDSDSTLVSIDNEAQFLAIAEDHLGQDPRLTLALTDGEDWVKNNLNQKYDYIFADTWHGKYLMLEEVLAMLNKGGYYIIDDMLPQPNWPEGHDLKAIKLIEDLEKRTDLVLTKQVWATGIVIAVKV comes from the coding sequence ATGAACCAGGAAATTAACCATCCATTACCCAAGGCTTATGTTGCCATCGACAATGCCACAAAAGCATCCGGCTTTACCATGGCATCCGACATTCAGACCTGTTCTTTGCTTAAAACATTAGCCGCCTCAAAACCAGCCGGCAAATTCCTGGAACTCGGAACAGGCACCGGACTATCCACAGCCTGGATCCTCGACGGCATGGACAGTGATTCGACATTGGTTTCGATTGACAATGAGGCTCAATTCCTGGCCATTGCAGAGGACCATTTGGGCCAGGACCCCAGGCTAACATTAGCATTGACCGACGGCGAAGACTGGGTCAAAAATAACCTCAACCAAAAATACGACTATATTTTCGCCGACACCTGGCACGGCAAATACCTAATGCTGGAAGAAGTGCTGGCCATGCTAAACAAAGGCGGTTATTACATCATCGACGATATGCTCCCCCAACCCAACTGGCCCGAAGGCCACGATCTAAAAGCCATTAAGCTAATCGAAGATCTTGAAAAAAGAACAGACCTGGTTCTCACAAAACAAGTCTGGGCAACCGGCATTGTGATTGCGGTAAAAGTTTAA
- the ypfJ gene encoding KPN_02809 family neutral zinc metallopeptidase gives MRWQDLRRSGNVEDRRGMSGGGKVAIGGIGMIIVLAIGLLTGQDPSEILGNLQGTETQQPAQTRAPGPLPDDKTADFVSAVLGSTEDVWGEIYKANDAQYEQPTLQMFEDATQSACGGASSAMGPFYCPADQKVYIDLDFCNELRDRFKAPGDFAVAYVVAHEVGHHVQNLMGISGQLQEQRGRISKEEYNKLSVKLELQADFFAGVWANHAQQMENILEPGDLEAALTAANAIGDDKLQKESQGYVVPDAFTHGSSQQRMYWFKKGFETGDLNQGKYEDIR, from the coding sequence ATGCGTTGGCAAGATTTACGAAGAAGCGGCAATGTGGAAGACCGCCGGGGAATGTCCGGAGGCGGTAAAGTAGCGATCGGCGGGATCGGAATGATCATTGTGCTGGCAATTGGACTCTTAACCGGTCAGGATCCCAGCGAGATTTTAGGGAATCTGCAAGGGACGGAAACCCAGCAGCCTGCTCAGACGCGAGCGCCAGGACCGCTTCCCGATGATAAAACTGCCGATTTCGTTTCAGCTGTTTTGGGTAGCACAGAGGATGTCTGGGGCGAGATTTACAAGGCCAATGACGCACAGTACGAGCAGCCAACCTTGCAAATGTTCGAAGACGCAACACAAAGCGCCTGCGGCGGCGCATCTTCTGCAATGGGGCCGTTTTACTGCCCTGCTGATCAGAAAGTATACATTGACCTTGACTTTTGTAATGAATTACGCGACAGGTTCAAAGCGCCGGGCGATTTTGCGGTGGCGTATGTTGTGGCACACGAAGTAGGGCACCACGTGCAAAATTTGATGGGGATTTCGGGGCAGCTGCAAGAGCAGCGCGGCCGGATCAGTAAGGAAGAATACAACAAGCTGTCCGTAAAGCTCGAACTTCAGGCAGATTTCTTTGCAGGCGTTTGGGCTAACCATGCGCAGCAAATGGAAAATATCCTAGAACCCGGTGACCTGGAAGCAGCACTAACGGCAGCTAACGCCATCGGTGACGATAAGCTCCAGAAGGAATCGCAAGGCTACGTTGTCCCGGATGCGTTTACGCATGGAAGTTCACAACAAAGAATGTATTGGTTCAAAAAAGGGTTTGAAACCGGCGATTTGAACCAGGGGAAATACGAGGATATTAGATAA